A region of the Pseudarthrobacter sp. MM222 genome:
GCCAGGCCCGCAGCATCCCGGATGACGGCCTCCTCGGCCGACGTCCCGGACGCGTAGTGCAGCGTCGTGGTGTCGATGAAGTCCGGGTGGTTTTCGGGGACGCGCTTCTGGAAGAACGGCTCAGCGTCGATGCCCTTCGGGAAGCGTTTGAGCACCATTGGCCGGCCGCCGGCGCCGCGCAGCGCACCCTCCGCGACGGCGAGGTAGTAGCGGACCAGGTCGAGCTTCGTCAGCCCGGGCTCCGGGAACACCACCTTGTCCGGACTCGAGATGCGAACGTCGGTGCCGGCAATGCTGAGGGTCTCGGCCGGAGTCTTCGACGGGTTCATTCCGCCACGCTAGCAACGATCGGATCTTGCAGCCAGACCAGCTGCGCCCCCAACCGAAACGGCGGTCTCGGCGCGTCAGTTCACCAATCGGCGGGCCGGGGTGACGGCGTCGAAACATGGATTTCACATGGCGAAATTTTATTTCCGGAAACTGATGGCGGGGTTGCCGGAGCGGTGCTAATCTCGATCTTGCCAAAGGCGGGCGCCGCGGACGCGGGAAGCTATCTACCAGGCGCAACTTAACCTTGCCAGCACCTGCTGAAGCCTGGTACCCGGCGCACCTGGTTCTACTGTTACCGCAGCGGGTCCCGGCTTCCCAGCAAAAAGGGAGTCGCATCATGAGTACCACCGTCACGGCCGAACAGTACCTGGCCAGAGCCATCCGGTTGGCCACGGCCAACGTCCTGAACAGCGGCGGCCCTTTCGGGGCGGTGGTGGTGGCGGCTGACGGCCAGACGTTCGACGGCGTCAACCGCGTCACCGCCGACAACGATCCCACCGCCCACGCCGAGGTCACCGCGATCCGCGCGGCATGCCGGGAACTGGGCACGTTCGATCTTAGTGGCGCCGTCCTCTACACCAGCTGCGAGCCCTGCCCCATGTGCCTTGCGTCCGCCCTCTGGGCCCGCGTCCAGCGCGTTGTCTATGCCGCGGACCGCCACGACGCCGCATCCGTGGGGTTCGATGATGCCGTCTTTTATGAATACTTTGAAAACCGGAACAGGAATTCCCTGATGCCGGTGGCCAAGCTGGAGCTGGGCGACCCCGGCGCACCCGCGCCGCTGGAGCCATTCAACACCTGGAACAAGCTCGAATCCAGGATCGAATACTAGGACCGGCGTGGCTTTCGGCTGACCGCTGCGGTTTCGGACGTCCGCACCGCGGGCCCGGGCCGCGGATGTCCGAAGCCGCAGCGCATTCGGGGACTTTGAACGACAATATGGAAACCACCGCAGCGCCGGATGAAGGAAGTGCCGCCATGCTGGACCTGATAGCTTCGCTCAGCACCTGGGCGCCGTTCCTGGCCGGTCATCGTTGCGCCGTCGCCACCGTCCTTATGGCCACCGGCTCCGTACCGCGGCCCGTGGGCACGTCCATGCTGGTCTCCGAGACCGGCGCCGTCCTCGGCGGCCTGTCCGGCGGTTGCGTGGAAGGGGCCGTGGTGACGCTGGCGCTGGAGGCCATGGACGACGGCGGCACGCGTCGTGCGGTCTTCGGCTACAGTCCCGGGGATGCCTTCGCCGCCGGTCTCACCTGCGGCGGTGAGCTGGGAGTCCACATCGAGCCCTTCGACGGGGCAGGCAGCCGCGGCGAACTGCTGCGGGCGGCCCTCGGCCAGCTCATCTTGTACCGGCCCGCGGACCCGGTGGCCCTGGTCCGCCGCGTGGACTCAGGCGGCAGCGGCGCCGTCGTGGTTCCGGATCCGGCGAACTTCCGGGTGGCCGGATCCGCGGCGATGGCTGGCCTTCTCGGCCTGGCCGGGCTGGCGGACGAAGACACCGCCGCGGCCGCCGCGCAACTCGAATCCGTGTTGGGCGGTGCCGGGACCGGCCTGATACGGCT
Encoded here:
- a CDS encoding nucleoside deaminase gives rise to the protein MSTTVTAEQYLARAIRLATANVLNSGGPFGAVVVAADGQTFDGVNRVTADNDPTAHAEVTAIRAACRELGTFDLSGAVLYTSCEPCPMCLASALWARVQRVVYAADRHDAASVGFDDAVFYEYFENRNRNSLMPVAKLELGDPGAPAPLEPFNTWNKLESRIEY